A window of Parasynechococcus marenigrum WH 8102 contains these coding sequences:
- the gshA gene encoding glutamate--cysteine ligase has protein sequence MSEGLLLKGFEVELFTGRPDGTNVGVASEVARDLSDFVTEPDHRNLEYITPPISDYKALPEALLQPRRRLRQWLAPRGLTLLPGSTLSLGDSTSFERSDPTNPYHDLIETTYGTKVVTASIHINLGITDLDWLFAAVRLMRCEAALLLSLSASSPFLGGELTGHHSQRWHQFPLTPRQVPLFLDHSHYTQWVEQRLADGQMRNERHLWTSVRPNGPRRPYDLNRLELRICDLITDPAELLAITALLELRLLELRDAPQRLDPLQASDLSAEELAELADSNDAAAARYSLDATLQHWQDGRAVTGRAWIAEVLEQLSPRAEALGLSERLQPLGRLLESGNQAMRWTAAIEQGCSIGDLLRQGSCAMKDQEESVAPLSGALG, from the coding sequence ATGAGCGAAGGGCTGCTGCTCAAGGGCTTTGAAGTGGAGCTGTTCACCGGGCGACCGGACGGCACCAACGTGGGCGTTGCCAGCGAGGTGGCTCGGGATCTCAGTGATTTCGTCACGGAACCGGACCACCGCAACCTGGAGTACATCACCCCGCCGATCAGCGACTACAAGGCTCTACCGGAGGCCCTGCTGCAACCGCGCCGGCGGCTGCGCCAATGGCTGGCTCCCCGGGGCCTGACCCTGCTACCGGGCAGCACCCTGAGCCTGGGCGACAGCACCAGCTTCGAGCGATCGGATCCCACCAATCCCTATCACGACCTGATCGAAACGACTTACGGCACCAAGGTCGTGACCGCCAGCATTCACATCAACTTGGGCATCACGGACCTGGATTGGCTGTTTGCAGCCGTGCGGCTGATGCGTTGCGAAGCGGCCTTGCTGCTCTCCCTCAGTGCCAGCTCACCGTTTCTCGGTGGTGAGCTGACCGGCCACCACTCGCAGCGCTGGCATCAGTTTCCCCTGACCCCACGGCAGGTGCCGTTGTTCCTGGATCACTCCCACTACACGCAGTGGGTGGAGCAGCGCCTGGCCGATGGCCAGATGCGCAACGAACGCCATCTCTGGACCTCCGTTCGCCCCAACGGACCGCGACGGCCCTACGACCTCAACCGCCTGGAACTGCGCATCTGTGATCTGATCACCGACCCGGCGGAACTGCTGGCGATCACGGCTTTGCTGGAACTGCGGCTGCTGGAGCTGCGGGATGCCCCGCAGCGGCTGGATCCACTCCAGGCCAGTGACCTCAGCGCAGAGGAGCTGGCGGAGCTGGCCGACAGCAATGACGCCGCCGCGGCCCGCTACAGCCTCGATGCCACGCTCCAGCACTGGCAGGACGGCCGTGCGGTGACCGGCCGGGCCTGGATTGCGGAGGTTCTCGAGCAATTGAGCCCCCGGGCCGAAGCCCTCGGCCTCAGCGAGCGGCTTCAACCGCTGGGTCGGCTGCTGGAATCCGGCAACCAAGCCATGCGTTGGACAGCAGCCATTGAGCAGGGCTGCAGCATCGGAGACCTTCTGCGGCAGGGCAGTTGTGCCATGAAGGATCAGGAAGAGTCCGTCGCCCCCCTGAGCGGCGCTTTGGGATGA
- the ppc gene encoding phosphoenolpyruvate carboxylase, producing MIMRSPETSGASMPQSTAHVPDGEQPRASGGSPGAGRLLQHRLELVEDLWQTVLRSECPPEQSERLLRLKQLSDPVALEGRDGESSSEAIVELIRSMDLSEAIAAARAFSLYFQLINILEQRIEEDSYLDSLRPSRSQDDETAAPFDPFAPPLASQTDPATFGEVFERLRRMNVPPAQVETLLRELDIRLVFTAHPTEIVRHTVRHKQRKVASLLQRLQSEPALPRYDEEELRRQLEEEIRLWWRTDELHQFKPTVLDEVDSTLHYFQQVLFEAMPQLRRRLVSSLSRHYPDVQFPQASFCTFGSWVGSDRDGNPSVTPEITWRTACYQRQLMLELYIGSVQSLRNQLSISMQWSQVAPPLLESLEMDRLRFPEIYERRAARYRLEPYRLKLSYILERLELTLQRNHQMSEAGWQSPPEPAATAPTDGIPGHEALHYTAIDQFRSDLELIRNSLVSTELSCEQLDTLLNQVHIFGFSLASLDIRQESTRHSDAIDELTTHLQLPKAYGAMEESERVAWLLEELQTRRPLIPAAVEWSEATAQTFAVFQMLHRLQQEFGQRICHSYVISMSHTASDLLEVMLLAKEIGLVDPQAGKASLLVVPLFETVEDLQRAPAVMDGLFQTPIYRNLLPSVGVQRQPLQELMLGYSDSNKDSGFLSSNWEIHQAQIALQTLASSHGVALRLFHGRGGSVSRGGGPAYQAILAQPSGTLQGRIKITEQGEVLASKYGLPELALYNLETVTTAVVQNSLVTNQLDATPSWNQLMSRVAKRSREHYRALVHDNPDLVAFFQQVTPIEEISKLQISSRPARRKTGARDLSSLRAIPWVFGWTQSRFLLPSWFGVGTALAEEVNDDPEQLDLLRRLHQRWPFFRMLISKVEMTLSKVDLDLAHHYMSSLGNPEQRDAFEGIFKVIADEYGRTLKLVLEITGQSRLLGADQNLQLSVDLRNRTIVPLGFLQVALLRRLRDQNRQPPMSESPGTPEDRRTYSRSELLRGALLTLNGIAAGMRNTG from the coding sequence ATGATCATGCGCAGTCCCGAGACCAGCGGAGCGTCGATGCCCCAGTCCACCGCCCATGTCCCCGACGGCGAGCAGCCAAGGGCCAGCGGTGGCAGCCCCGGCGCCGGCCGCCTGCTGCAGCATCGCCTCGAGCTGGTGGAAGACCTGTGGCAGACCGTGCTGCGCAGCGAATGCCCCCCGGAACAAAGCGAGCGACTGCTTCGCCTCAAGCAGCTGAGTGATCCGGTGGCCCTGGAAGGCCGCGACGGTGAGAGCAGCAGCGAGGCGATCGTTGAGCTGATCCGCAGCATGGATCTCTCCGAGGCCATCGCAGCAGCCCGTGCTTTCTCGCTGTATTTCCAGCTGATCAACATCCTCGAGCAGCGCATCGAAGAAGACAGCTATCTCGACAGCCTTCGTCCCAGCCGCAGCCAGGACGACGAGACCGCGGCGCCCTTTGATCCCTTCGCGCCGCCCCTGGCCAGCCAGACCGACCCCGCCACATTCGGCGAGGTGTTCGAGCGGCTGCGGCGGATGAACGTTCCCCCCGCGCAGGTGGAGACGCTCCTGCGGGAACTTGACATCCGACTGGTGTTCACCGCCCACCCGACGGAAATCGTGCGGCACACCGTGCGGCACAAACAGCGGAAGGTGGCCTCCCTGCTGCAGCGGTTGCAGTCAGAGCCAGCGCTGCCCCGCTACGACGAAGAGGAATTGCGACGCCAGCTGGAGGAGGAGATCCGCCTCTGGTGGCGCACCGATGAGCTGCACCAGTTCAAACCGACGGTGCTGGATGAGGTGGATTCAACCCTGCACTACTTCCAGCAGGTGCTGTTCGAGGCGATGCCGCAGCTGCGGAGGCGGCTGGTGTCATCCCTGAGCCGGCACTACCCCGATGTGCAGTTCCCCCAGGCGTCCTTCTGCACCTTCGGGTCCTGGGTGGGGTCCGACCGCGACGGCAACCCCTCGGTCACCCCGGAGATCACCTGGCGGACCGCCTGTTATCAGCGCCAGCTGATGCTGGAGCTCTACATCGGCTCGGTGCAATCCCTGCGCAACCAGCTGAGCATCTCGATGCAGTGGAGCCAGGTGGCCCCACCACTGCTGGAATCGCTGGAAATGGACCGGCTGCGCTTCCCGGAAATCTATGAGCGCCGGGCCGCCCGCTATCGGCTGGAGCCCTACCGGCTCAAGCTCAGCTACATCCTCGAACGGCTGGAGCTCACGCTGCAGCGCAACCATCAGATGTCGGAGGCTGGCTGGCAGTCGCCGCCCGAACCCGCCGCCACAGCGCCAACCGATGGGATCCCGGGCCATGAGGCGCTGCACTACACCGCCATCGATCAGTTCCGCAGTGATCTGGAACTGATCCGCAACAGCCTCGTCAGCACCGAGCTGAGCTGCGAACAGCTCGACACCCTGCTCAATCAGGTCCACATCTTCGGGTTCTCCCTGGCGAGCCTGGACATCCGGCAGGAGAGCACCCGCCACAGCGACGCCATCGATGAGCTGACCACCCACCTGCAGCTTCCAAAGGCCTACGGCGCCATGGAGGAATCCGAGCGGGTGGCCTGGCTGCTGGAGGAACTGCAGACCCGCCGGCCGCTGATCCCCGCGGCGGTCGAATGGTCCGAAGCCACCGCCCAGACCTTTGCGGTGTTCCAGATGCTGCATCGCCTGCAGCAGGAATTCGGTCAGCGGATCTGCCACTCCTACGTGATCTCCATGAGTCACACCGCCTCCGACCTGCTGGAGGTGATGCTGCTGGCGAAGGAGATCGGCCTTGTGGACCCGCAGGCCGGCAAGGCATCGCTGTTGGTGGTGCCCCTGTTCGAAACGGTGGAAGACCTGCAGCGGGCCCCAGCGGTGATGGACGGCCTGTTCCAGACACCGATCTACCGGAATCTGCTCCCCAGTGTCGGCGTCCAGCGACAGCCCCTGCAGGAGCTGATGCTCGGGTACTCCGACAGCAACAAGGACTCGGGCTTCCTCTCCAGCAACTGGGAGATTCACCAGGCGCAGATCGCCCTGCAAACCCTGGCCAGCAGCCACGGTGTGGCCCTACGGCTGTTCCACGGCCGGGGTGGATCGGTGAGCCGCGGCGGCGGCCCGGCCTACCAGGCCATCCTTGCCCAGCCCAGCGGCACACTGCAGGGCCGGATCAAGATCACCGAACAGGGTGAGGTGCTGGCCTCCAAGTACGGCCTGCCGGAACTTGCCCTCTACAACCTGGAAACCGTCACGACGGCGGTGGTGCAGAACAGCTTGGTGACCAACCAGCTGGATGCCACCCCGAGCTGGAACCAGTTGATGAGCCGCGTGGCCAAGCGCTCCCGCGAGCATTACCGGGCCCTGGTCCACGATAACCCCGATCTGGTGGCGTTTTTCCAGCAGGTCACCCCGATCGAGGAGATCAGCAAGCTGCAGATCTCCAGCCGTCCGGCTCGCCGCAAGACCGGCGCCCGGGATCTCTCCAGTCTGCGGGCAATCCCCTGGGTGTTCGGCTGGACCCAAAGCCGGTTCCTGCTGCCGAGCTGGTTCGGTGTGGGCACCGCCCTGGCGGAGGAGGTCAACGACGACCCTGAGCAACTGGACCTGCTGCGGCGACTGCATCAGCGCTGGCCGTTTTTCCGGATGCTGATTTCCAAGGTGGAGATGACGCTGTCCAAGGTCGATCTCGACCTGGCGCACCACTACATGAGCAGCCTCGGCAACCCGGAGCAGCGCGATGCCTTTGAAGGCATCTTCAAGGTGATCGCCGATGAATACGGCCGCACCCTGAAGCTGGTGCTCGAAATCACCGGTCAGAGCCGCCTGCTGGGGGCCGATCAGAACCTGCAGCTGTCGGTGGATCTGCGCAACCGCACCATTGTTCCCCTGGGCTTCCTGCAGGTGGCCCTGCTGCGGCGACTGCGGGATCAGAACCGCCAGCCTCCCATGAGCGAATCCCCTGGAACGCCGGAGGACCGCCGCACCTACAGCCGCAGTGAACTGCTGCGGGGCGCATTGCTCACCCTCAACGGCATCGCCGCCGGCATGCGCAACACCGGCTGA
- the recF gene encoding DNA replication/repair protein RecF (All proteins in this family for which functions are known are DNA-binding proteins that assist the filamentation of RecA onto DNA for the initiation of recombination or recombinational repair.) produces MRLQTLQLQGFRNHRKLSLELTQPRLLVIGPNGIGKSNLLEAVELLGSLRSHRCSQDRDLIQWEAPRALLRAGLDDGDQLELELRRQGGRQARRNGKTLDRQLDLIGPLRCIGFSALDLELVRGEPALRRQWLDRVVLQLEPVYADLLGRYNRLLRQRSQLWRRGAQTNPNQRDALLDAFDVQMALVSTRIHRRRQRALRRLEPIARRWQSHLSAGSEELELHYQPGSRLDAEEAEEPWRLAIEEQLRLQRPEEERLGSCRVGPHRDEVSLQLGGTPARRFGSSGQQRSLVLGLKLAELELVTQLFGEAPLLLLDDVLAELDPTRQHLLLEAVGQEHQCLVSATHLSGFEGGWREHSQILKPGDLSPGVEIG; encoded by the coding sequence ATCCGGCTCCAAACGCTCCAGCTGCAGGGGTTTCGGAACCACAGGAAGCTGTCGCTGGAGCTGACCCAGCCGCGGTTGCTGGTGATCGGCCCCAACGGCATCGGCAAATCAAATCTGCTGGAGGCCGTGGAGCTGCTGGGCAGCCTGCGCTCGCATCGCTGCAGCCAGGACCGTGACCTGATCCAGTGGGAGGCACCGCGGGCCCTGCTGCGGGCCGGCCTGGATGATGGCGATCAGCTGGAGCTGGAGCTGCGTCGCCAAGGGGGGCGCCAGGCCCGTCGCAACGGCAAGACCCTGGATCGCCAATTGGATCTGATCGGTCCGCTGCGCTGCATCGGTTTCAGCGCCCTCGATCTGGAGTTGGTGCGGGGAGAACCGGCCCTGCGGCGGCAGTGGCTCGACCGCGTGGTGCTGCAGCTGGAGCCCGTCTATGCCGATCTGCTCGGCCGCTACAACCGCCTGCTGCGCCAACGCAGCCAGCTCTGGCGTCGTGGTGCGCAGACCAACCCGAACCAGCGGGACGCCTTGCTCGATGCCTTCGATGTGCAGATGGCCCTGGTGAGCACGCGCATTCACCGCCGCCGCCAACGGGCGTTGCGGCGCCTGGAACCGATCGCGCGCCGCTGGCAGTCGCACCTCAGTGCCGGGAGCGAGGAGCTGGAATTGCACTACCAACCGGGCAGTCGCCTCGATGCCGAGGAAGCGGAGGAGCCATGGCGACTGGCCATCGAAGAGCAGCTGCGGCTGCAACGGCCGGAGGAGGAACGGTTGGGCAGCTGCCGGGTGGGGCCCCATCGCGATGAAGTGTCCCTGCAACTGGGGGGAACACCGGCGCGGCGGTTCGGATCATCGGGCCAGCAACGCTCGCTGGTGCTGGGGCTGAAACTGGCGGAACTGGAACTGGTGACCCAGCTGTTCGGCGAGGCGCCGCTGCTGCTGCTGGACGATGTGCTGGCGGAACTCGACCCCACCCGTCAGCACCTGCTGCTGGAGGCGGTGGGGCAGGAGCATCAATGCCTGGTGAGCGCCACCCACCTGAGCGGCTTTGAGGGCGGCTGGCGGGAGCATTCGCAGATTCTCAAACCTGGAGACCTGAGTCCAGGGGTGGAGATCGGATAA
- the speD gene encoding adenosylmethionine decarboxylase yields the protein MEQTLSDLHPNPGWEDTQLQATDMVGKHCILELYDCDPARLDDEAFLRTTITTAAKRAGATLLNLITHSFEPQGVTGLALLAESHISIHTWPESGYAAVDVFTCGDHTMPEQACAVLRDELRAQRHALRSFRRETPAAVADTVREPIQLPG from the coding sequence ATGGAGCAGACCCTGTCTGACCTGCATCCCAACCCGGGATGGGAGGACACCCAGTTGCAAGCCACCGACATGGTTGGCAAACACTGCATTCTCGAGCTTTACGACTGCGATCCTGCCCGGCTCGACGACGAAGCATTCCTGAGAACCACCATCACGACAGCAGCGAAACGTGCTGGTGCCACCCTTCTCAATCTGATCACCCACAGCTTCGAGCCCCAGGGCGTCACGGGACTGGCCCTGCTGGCGGAATCGCACATCTCCATCCACACCTGGCCCGAGAGCGGTTATGCCGCCGTGGATGTGTTCACCTGCGGTGACCACACGATGCCGGAACAGGCCTGCGCCGTTCTGCGGGACGAACTGCGGGCCCAGCGCCATGCCCTGAGGAGTTTTCGCAGGGAAACACCGGCGGCTGTGGCCGACACCGTGCGCGAACCGATCCAGCTGCCTGGCTGA
- the larE gene encoding ATP-dependent sacrificial sulfur transferase LarE gives MFRLQESLPSRQADLLQQLRNWLASHDALCVAYSGGVDSTLVAAIAHEQKGDAAVAVTGVSPALAPHLLEEARAQAQWIGIRHQECPTRELNDPDYSSNPSDRCFACKRELHHHLQPIAAAAGGALVVDGVNLDDLGDHRPGIEAARQAGVRSPLAELAIDKAAIRQLSSALGFPWWDKPAQPCLASRFPYGESISAERLKRVGQAEAWLLARGFPRVRVRSQGLSARIEVPRDRLDDLLALNAKEPLVSSLLDLGFTSVSLDLEGLVSGKLNRGL, from the coding sequence ATGTTCCGGCTGCAGGAATCTTTGCCGTCGCGGCAGGCCGATCTGCTCCAGCAGTTGCGCAACTGGCTGGCCTCACACGATGCCCTGTGCGTGGCCTACTCCGGTGGTGTGGACAGCACCCTGGTGGCTGCGATCGCCCATGAACAGAAGGGTGATGCCGCTGTCGCGGTGACGGGCGTTTCGCCGGCCCTGGCTCCCCATCTGCTGGAGGAGGCGCGGGCGCAGGCGCAGTGGATCGGCATCCGCCATCAGGAGTGTCCAACCCGTGAGCTCAACGATCCCGACTACAGCAGCAATCCCTCCGATCGCTGTTTTGCCTGCAAGCGGGAACTGCATCACCACCTGCAGCCGATTGCTGCCGCCGCCGGTGGTGCCTTGGTGGTGGATGGGGTGAATCTGGATGATCTCGGTGACCACCGCCCCGGCATTGAGGCGGCCCGGCAGGCGGGGGTGCGCTCCCCCCTGGCGGAATTGGCCATTGATAAGGCCGCCATTCGCCAGTTGTCATCAGCCCTCGGTTTTCCCTGGTGGGACAAGCCAGCCCAGCCCTGCCTGGCCTCCCGCTTCCCCTACGGCGAGAGCATCAGCGCTGAGCGGCTCAAGCGGGTCGGGCAGGCGGAAGCCTGGTTGCTGGCCCGAGGCTTCCCCAGGGTGCGGGTGCGCAGCCAGGGTCTCTCCGCGCGCATCGAGGTGCCCCGTGATCGGCTGGATGATCTGCTGGCCCTGAACGCAAAAGAACCCCTGGTCAGCAGCCTGCTGGACCTGGGGTTCACTTCGGTGAGCCTGGATCTGGAGGGCCTGGTGAGCGGCAAGCTCAACCGAGGCCTCTGA
- a CDS encoding cob(I)yrinic acid a,c-diamide adenosyltransferase: MPRSIGIVTAADSRERSHGQLHIYDGEGKGKSQAALGVVLRTIGLGICEQRRTRVLLLRFLKGPGRAYDEDAAIEALQQGFPHLIDHLRTGRADHFTAEEATRFDREEAQRGWVIAKGAIASALYSVVVLDELNPVLDLGLLDVEDVVNTLRQRPEGMEIIVTGRAAPAPLVRVADLHSEMRAHRRPGLEEERVIPLNMSSGIEIYTGEGKGKSTSALGKALQAIGRGISQDKSHRVLILQWLKGGSGYTEDAAIAALRDSYPHLVDHLRSGRDAIVWRGQQEPIDYVEAERAWEIARAAISSGLYKTVILDELNPTVDLELLPEEPIMQTLLRKPTETEVIITGRCKNQPAYFDLASIHSEMVCHKHYAEQGVDLKRGVDY; this comes from the coding sequence ATGCCCCGAAGCATCGGCATCGTGACGGCGGCGGACAGCCGCGAGCGCAGCCATGGTCAGCTGCACATCTATGACGGTGAGGGCAAGGGCAAGAGCCAGGCCGCCCTGGGGGTGGTGCTGCGCACCATCGGCCTGGGCATCTGTGAACAACGACGCACCCGGGTGTTGCTGCTGCGCTTCCTCAAGGGCCCTGGCCGCGCCTACGACGAAGACGCCGCCATCGAAGCGCTGCAGCAGGGTTTCCCGCATCTGATCGACCACCTGCGCACGGGCCGTGCTGATCACTTCACCGCTGAAGAAGCCACCCGCTTCGATCGGGAGGAAGCCCAGCGGGGCTGGGTGATCGCCAAAGGAGCCATCGCCAGCGCGCTCTATTCGGTGGTGGTGCTGGATGAACTGAACCCGGTGCTGGATCTGGGGCTGCTGGATGTGGAGGACGTGGTCAACACCCTCAGGCAGCGGCCGGAGGGCATGGAAATCATCGTGACTGGCCGCGCGGCACCGGCTCCACTGGTGCGGGTGGCGGACCTGCACTCCGAGATGCGGGCGCACCGGCGGCCAGGGCTGGAGGAGGAGCGGGTGATCCCGTTGAACATGAGCAGCGGCATCGAGATCTACACCGGGGAGGGCAAGGGCAAATCCACCAGCGCCCTCGGCAAGGCGCTGCAGGCGATTGGACGGGGCATCAGCCAGGACAAAAGCCACCGGGTGCTGATCCTGCAGTGGCTGAAAGGGGGCAGCGGCTACACCGAAGACGCCGCTATCGCCGCGCTGCGGGACAGCTATCCCCATCTGGTGGATCACCTCCGCTCCGGCCGTGATGCCATCGTCTGGCGCGGCCAGCAGGAACCGATCGATTACGTGGAAGCGGAACGGGCCTGGGAGATCGCCCGCGCGGCCATCTCAAGCGGGCTCTACAAAACCGTGATCCTCGATGAACTCAACCCAACGGTGGATCTGGAGCTGCTGCCAGAAGAGCCGATCATGCAGACGCTGCTGCGCAAACCGACGGAAACCGAAGTGATCATCACCGGCCGCTGCAAAAATCAACCGGCCTACTTCGATCTGGCGAGCATCCACTCCGAGATGGTGTGCCACAAGCACTACGCCGAACAGGGCGTGGACCTCAAACGGGGGGTTGACTATTAA
- the moeB gene encoding molybdopterin-synthase adenylyltransferase MoeB: MSIEELSGEERSRYARHLMLPEVGMAGQERLKAASVLCVGAGGLGSPLLLYLAAAGVGRIGIVDGDVVELSNLQRQVIHGMDWLGQSKGRSAAHRLQELNPHCQVELHEQMLDRENALELIARYDLVCDGSDNFPTRYLVNDACVLQGKPLIYGSVQRFDGQASVFNHTPESPNYRDLLPEPPPVEQVPSCAEAGVMGVMPGLIGLIQATEAIKLITGIGRSLDGRLLVVDALTMRFRELTLRRDPDRPAIDGLIDYQQFCRPTASPMDSISVIELKSLLDGSADDLVLLDVRNPAEAEVAVIPGAVLIPLATIKSGEAIERIRGLAESGRLYVHCKLGGRSAQAVELLAQQGIPATNVDGGIDAWSVQVDQAVPRY, encoded by the coding sequence ATGTCGATTGAGGAACTGAGTGGGGAGGAGCGGAGCCGTTATGCCCGCCACCTGATGTTGCCGGAGGTGGGCATGGCCGGGCAGGAGCGGCTCAAGGCTGCGTCCGTGCTCTGCGTGGGCGCCGGTGGGCTGGGCTCTCCGTTGTTGCTGTACCTGGCCGCGGCCGGTGTCGGCCGGATTGGCATCGTCGATGGCGATGTTGTGGAGCTCTCAAACCTGCAGCGGCAGGTGATCCATGGCATGGACTGGCTCGGCCAATCGAAGGGGCGCTCCGCCGCGCACAGGCTGCAGGAGCTCAATCCCCACTGTCAGGTGGAGCTGCATGAGCAGATGCTGGATCGGGAGAATGCCCTTGAGCTGATTGCCAGATACGACCTGGTGTGTGATGGCTCGGACAATTTCCCGACGCGGTATCTGGTGAATGACGCCTGCGTGTTGCAGGGAAAGCCTTTGATTTACGGATCGGTGCAGCGTTTTGACGGCCAGGCATCGGTGTTCAATCACACGCCGGAGAGCCCCAACTACCGCGATCTGCTGCCGGAGCCACCGCCTGTGGAGCAGGTGCCGTCCTGTGCGGAAGCGGGGGTGATGGGGGTGATGCCTGGGCTGATCGGCTTGATCCAGGCGACGGAGGCGATCAAGTTGATCACAGGTATCGGCCGCAGCCTGGATGGCCGCCTATTGGTGGTGGATGCCCTCACGATGCGCTTCCGCGAGCTGACGCTGCGGCGTGACCCGGACCGGCCGGCGATCGATGGCTTGATTGACTACCAGCAGTTCTGCCGACCGACGGCATCTCCCATGGACAGCATCAGCGTGATCGAGCTCAAGTCGCTGCTGGATGGCTCGGCCGATGATCTGGTGCTGCTGGATGTGCGCAATCCAGCTGAAGCCGAGGTGGCTGTGATCCCTGGGGCCGTGCTGATCCCCCTGGCCACGATCAAAAGCGGTGAGGCGATCGAACGCATCCGCGGGTTGGCGGAGTCCGGGCGGCTTTACGTGCACTGCAAACTCGGCGGCCGTTCGGCCCAGGCCGTGGAGCTGCTGGCTCAGCAGGGCATCCCGGCCACCAACGTTGATGGGGGCATCGATGCCTGGTCCGTGCAGGTGGATCAGGCCGTGCCGCGCTACTGA
- a CDS encoding M67 family metallopeptidase: protein MIAPSKLLLRCGCLTILERTLLASWPEEGCALLIGSQGEGSSLRLDHVWPGCNRWGRQPDLQPWGAGETPGRDCNFLLDPREQLAAQRWSRQHQQWIIGVAHSHPHSPPVPSAADRCRGVPHQLMLILSAQQGLRAWWLEEDRQVRPVPIDVD from the coding sequence TTGATCGCGCCATCCAAGCTGTTGCTGCGTTGTGGTTGCCTCACGATTCTGGAGCGCACCTTGCTGGCGAGCTGGCCTGAGGAAGGCTGCGCGCTGTTGATCGGATCCCAGGGCGAGGGCAGCTCGCTGCGGTTGGATCACGTCTGGCCTGGATGCAACCGTTGGGGGCGACAGCCGGATCTGCAGCCATGGGGAGCGGGTGAGACACCTGGTCGTGACTGCAATTTCCTGCTCGATCCCCGCGAACAACTGGCGGCGCAGCGCTGGTCGCGGCAACACCAACAATGGATCATCGGTGTGGCTCACTCCCATCCCCACAGCCCGCCGGTTCCCTCAGCCGCGGATCGCTGTCGCGGTGTCCCCCACCAGCTGATGCTGATCCTCTCGGCCCAGCAGGGGCTGAGGGCCTGGTGGCTGGAGGAGGATCGGCAGGTGCGGCCGGTGCCGATCGATGTCGATTGA
- a CDS encoding CAAD domain-containing protein, translating into MSDATTEVKDPATDATPAVEASATTSEDTTSFTERYSEVLGKVNDTLDQVDWNQMGRIGKIVGIFAAVIVAQILIKGILDTINLLPVVPGLLELLGVVVVGQWSWRNLTTSDKRSALVQRVQSLRQEYLG; encoded by the coding sequence ATGAGCGACGCCACCACCGAAGTTAAGGACCCCGCGACCGACGCGACCCCTGCGGTGGAAGCGTCTGCCACCACCAGCGAAGACACCACCTCTTTCACCGAGCGCTACAGCGAAGTGCTGGGCAAAGTGAATGACACCCTCGACCAGGTCGACTGGAACCAGATGGGTCGCATCGGCAAGATCGTCGGCATCTTCGCTGCGGTGATCGTTGCTCAGATCCTGATCAAAGGCATCCTCGACACGATCAATCTGCTGCCCGTGGTGCCCGGCCTGCTCGAGCTGCTCGGCGTTGTGGTGGTGGGCCAGTGGAGCTGGAGAAACCTCACCACCAGCGACAAGCGCAGTGCACTCGTGCAACGGGTGCAGTCCCTGCGTCAGGAATACCTCGGCTGA